From the genome of Magnolia sinica isolate HGM2019 chromosome 12, MsV1, whole genome shotgun sequence:
CATGACTTTCACCATATCAATGTACAATGCTTCAAAGCTTCAGGTGAGTTGGTCTTTTAACTATAAAGGAGAATTCTACatgcttctttcttcattttttttctttcaccagATAATCAGTCAAGcttaattttttgttcatgacACATCTACACTAGATACCATAAGTTGTGCCTATGCCATATGTGCAatatctaagtaatttataagtaattttttcttCATTCAAAGAGGCGCATCTTGTCTGATTGTAAAGGAATTGAGGATGTTAAGAAGTATCTTCAAATGCCACTTCCTAGCTAAAGATTTAGGCCATCATCAATATTTCCTTAGTTCAGAAGTTGTTAGAGATAATAATACCTTGTTCCAGTTTTGTCAAATTCTTATGTTGTTTTTAATCTGCTAGAGATAATAATACCTTATCAGTAGCAGCCCCTTATGTTGTTTTTAATCTGCTAGAGATAATAATACCTTGTTCCAATTTTGTCAAATTCTttattatatgatgattgctgCATAACATATGTTTATGTTGTGGAGGTAGTATGAATACTGGTAAGTATATTTGgttatttttattgtattttgtTTCTGAGAATGAAGCAAGAAATTAGTTGTGGAGGTAGTATGAATACTGGTGAGATGATTGCTGCATTACATATGTCCTTATAATACCTTTTATTATtatgacttgttagtttataatTATGACTtataattgtgatttgtaagttagataattagttacccgtttgagaatttttatgtggccatacatggatatggtgtgtttttagtGGCATAGAAATTGCTTAAATTTTTTCATTTTGGACTGTTCaaagttagatggatagtatgctttcatataattcatttaaatgttcatgcctgatccgcagtCCATCTACTCGTTTCTCTCTGAATATGTTTCTTTCGTTCTGTatctaatgtcaaatatctttacattgttttAGATATTTAGTATCGGAATGTAAcctaagatcaacttatctagagaggcatggggagatgttgCTGAATTTTCGGCGTGAATGTTTAAATAGgaatataaaagtattacaatctatccaaccttggatgggtaaataatttaggatttaattaagCGGGAGTCCCagaaaggtgggaactgctgttatgaccattatGAATAGCTGTCTATTTCCTTTGataacaatatgggtggcctagccatttggacaggcccgtgtttatgtattagctcgaaattgatagagcatacccggatgtgcatcgaagctatccggatgttgatcgagggtccctggaaggtgggaaccgctgttatgaccatgatgagtaattgtccatttcctatggacagtaatatgggtggcctgaccatttggacaagctCGTGTTTAtttattagctcaaaattgatggagcaaacccagatgtgcgtcggagctatccggatgttgagcgggggtccatgTAAGGTGGAAACTactgttatgatcatgatgaagctgtttaATTCCTATTAatagcaatatgggtggcctgacaATTTGGACAAacctgtgtttatgtattagctcgaaattgatgaagcaggcccatgtttataaaaaattttagggctttatcccaaaaatgaggtaaatctaagtcgcaagtggaccacaccatgggaaaaagtagtgattgaatttccaccattaaaaaaaatcttagGCCACGttttaatggttatttgacatctagtctgctgattatgtcatacagacttggatgaagggaaaaaatatatttcggcttgatccaaaaccttcatggcctcaagaggtttttaatgatgggtgttcaatcaacacttcaTCACGTTTTGATATTTCAATTTTCATGCAATGTTCGGTGTCCGAACCGTGCTATGCCCAGTCTGACCCtagaccctaaacctaaacccgaacctaaacctaaacctctaacctataacttaaaccctaaacctaaacatatacatataacctaaacttaaacctaaacctaaatatataacctaaacctataacctgtaacttaaacatataacctaaacctataacctataacataaaccctttaaccaataacctataacctaaacctaaacctaatcttgaaaacctaaacctaaactcgaacccatacCCGAAttcctaaaactataacttaaacctaaacccgaacctaaacctaaacctaaacctaaacctataacgtataacctataacttaaacctaaacctaaacctaaacccaaacccgaacccgaattcctaaacctataacctaaacgtaaactcgaacctaaacctaaacctaaacctaaacgtaaacccgaacctaaacctaaacccaaacctaaacctataatctaaaacctataacctttcatctataacctaaacctaaacctacacctaaacctaaacctataacctataacttaaacctaaacctaaacccgaacccgaacccgaattcttaaacctataacctaaacatagacccgaacctaaacctaaacctataacctataacctttaatctataacctaaacctgaatataccctaaacccgaacccgaattcttaaaccaataacttaaacctaaacccgaacctaaaactaaacctatagcctaaacctaaacctaaacctaaacctaacctaaaacctataacctaaacctaaaacctataacctaaatctaaacctaatcttgaaaacctaaacctataacctaaacccgaacttaaacctaaacctaaacctataacctataacttttaatctatcacctaaacctataacctataacttgaacccgaacctgaacccgaacccgaattctttaacctataacataaacctaaacccgaacagaaacctaaacctaaacctataacctataacctaaacccaaacataaacccgaacccgatttcctaaatctataacccaaacctaaacccaaacctaaacccaaacctataacctaaacctaaaacctataacgtaatcctaaacctaaacctataacctataaccttaatctaaacctaatcttgaaagcctaaacctataacctaaacctgaacctaaacctaaacctaaatctataacctataaactaaacctataacctaaacctaaacctataacctataacctaaacttaaatcctttaacctataacttaaactaaacgtaaacctaaaccaacaaaGTGACAATCTCTTTAAgactatttttctttatttagttGTACCACTAGAGTCACAATATAGAGaaacaaataataattattattattatcattacttAGCAAGACATTAACTACTACTGGAAAACAAATTGTAGAGCTTCCTCTTCCCATGCAAACACAGTCCAAGGAAATGGAACTTATTCAACAATCAACCAAAATCACAGGTGAAAGCCTCACATTCAACCAAAGCTATACATATGCATTTGGATTTTCAAGGAGATGTCCTTCTACTGCCTTGAACATTCCCTCCATGTTTCCCATCATCTCCTTGGTTTCATCTTCTTTTGGCAGGTTACCTTCTACAGTCTCAAACTCTCCATGAAACTTGCATACACTTCCACCATTGACTCCATCTTTGAACTCCAGTGTAAATGTAGTTGATTTCACTTTGTTCCCGAGTAGGCCACCTTCAATCACTGAGTACTTGAACAAACGGTTATTGTCATCGATCTCATCTATGCAGTCCATCCAGTAGCTGAAGTCCTTGATGGCTACACATTAACAAGACAaacacttctttttcttttttcttttttttgaagtaTAATGCTGTTATATCAAACTTATTTAAAGGCATATATATTAagtattaaaaaatagaaattatgCTAGTTACCATTAGTGAAGTTGGACTGTCTGATCGTGCCAACTCCACATCACCTTCGAGAATAACAATGCTTGAAATGATTTCAGGCATGAGCCTGAGCATGAGGTTGTGGGAGTCCTTCACCATTGCGTTCCAGAGTCTTGATGGTGAGATTGGAGACAAGATTTCCTGACCCACCGTTCCAACAACCATGATTTCAATACTATTAATGGATATAAACGTCTATGGTTGTTGTTTTTGAGTAAGTGGGTGGGCTTGAGCTTGTGAAAATGCATGGAGATTTATAGATATTGATGGTAGAAGGGGAGGTGGGAGAAATGATCAGTTCTCTTTCATAGGATTTGGCTCCATTGAATAGATTGAAAATACTCTTATATTCCAATGTTGGGCATTGTATGTAGGTTCGAGACAAATGATAACGAAAAATGCAGAAATCCCTTGCTTTGTATTCTAGTGATGAGAGGATATTGAGCTTCGATGAGTGCACACACGTGTGGAATTAGATCGTGTACATGTCACACACGTGTCAGCATGGCATATACTTGTGAGATCAATCCTTCCAAAGTAAAAGTTTTGTACCTACGAatgatttcgtaggtaaaagtatgagCAATTTATACCTACGAAAACCTTCGTCGGTAAAAGATTTGTCAACGTTTTTTACCTAAAACAAAAAAATCATCGATAAAAGTCTTACCGTTGCCCACAATGgcatttttcgtcgctaaaagcctaCACCCACagtcttttaccaacgaaaaaattcGTCCGTAAAACTTTTTGCAGacaaaaaaatataatttactgacaaaaattttcgttggtaaaagtggaATTTCCTGTAGTGCTGGCTGGCCAACTTGGCAAGATTACACTGATGGAATGTTAATGGCTTCCAGGCAATGCACTTTACCCATTGAACGTTGGCCTAATTTGGCACAATTTACCTTGTGGATATGCATTTGGGTTTGTAGGGTCCACAGTAatttaaagggaaaaaaataaatgtgaaCCATGTTTTTAGGTTTTTATGGTCCACAATGACCTTTCATTATTGATTATATGTATGGTGTACCATCAATAGGGGTTGGTTTTTTCCAACACCCAAAATTTTCATGATATGCCTATTTATGATGCTGCCTCAAGGGGGGAATCCGTACCCAGTAGGTCTTGCTAGGTCTCGGTCCGCTTAAGCTTAGGTCTTGATTTTGAGGACACGGACCCAGATCCCATTTGGTTTAGGTATGTCCgagtagagtgggtcgcggacaatttcatggccaagattgatcaaaaaaggcccggtcgacgatagaagtgatccggaccgttagaccttaaatcaggcgtatctcgcaaaccggaataagttattaggcgtaaaatatatgatttcggggtagaacgagctacattagccacccaacccctctATGCCAAGTTGCGCAAGCTGGATTTACAAAATACCACCAAATTgatggtcatttccctattttaattccatttttactataaatagtaagttttactttgattataactcttcatccgttgggctatAGGAGTTACGCCCAATACGAgaagtgcttaaaataattaggagaacaacttggtgaagctaaataagacactatttttgactgaaaaccttgtgcactagtagatgTCACgaacgtctataaatagtaagtttactatttatagtacgttgcgaattctaggagttttagttatagtttcattctgatttctctcccagtgcttagtatccctatttaaagggttgttaactcatttatttcattcatcaatcaattacgaattttataaaatttatttctattttgtttgctttctttcttgtgaattcaagaagtctctgtgaggagtccagagaagttccgtgaattTGGAACAATTATtccccctgaggaagacagtgctcgacctcacgtccccTTGCGTCACAAAAGACGATAGGCCCGCCTACCGTGAGAATCCTGACCTGAACTTGAACCACAAACCTATTACCTTGGTTTCATGCTCTTAAAATTCATCACGCCCAAGACTCTCGACCTGACCCAAGCCATTTAATCCTAATTGGGTCAGGGTCGACTGACCTAATCCGAAACCAACATGACCAAACATGGGCTTAAGACTGGAATATGGGGCCAAATGTGTGCCTAACCCAATCAAATTATTGAGTACATGTACATGCAAAtattcattcatcatgtggatggATCTACACTAGTTCCTTATTACTTTGTTTCAGTTTTTTGTGTCAGGTTCTATCTGAATGGGGGTGGTCAAGTTGGACGCGATTGGGAACTACCCCGCACAGCCCTAGGTCTGAATGGGCaggtctgtgggcgggcccactgtgatgtatctgtcatccaaaccgtcaatcccttttctcatattattttaaggcatgaacacaaaaatgaagcatatccaacactcaagtggaccacaccaaataataagcttggttgcattaaaatgcacaaagcattaaatgcaagagttatctgtggtgtgttccatttgatcgttggatctgcctcatttttcttttgatgccttaaaataatctgagaaaagggatagatggtttggatgtacagatacatcacggtgggcccgcacACAGAActacccgttcggagctagggacaggtgggggtagtatgcaatccgcgtacGGTCAGGTTAGATAGGGTTCAACCTGTGTCCGACACATTTGCTAAAGTGGGTCGTCTGACCCACTACACGTTTAGCTTGGCCCACACCCACCTCAAAAGCCGGTTGGGtcagggtccttgctcttgctccagtgcTAGACtaccaggagtttcaacacctggtcaagggttcgagtacccataggtggtgaaatcccactacagagtgagtgtgtgcgtgtgtttaaaataaaaataataataaaaaaaaatttaaaaaaaaaaaaaaaagaaaaaaaaagaaaaaaaaggttatCTAGGGGCCAAATCGACCCATTGCCACCTCAAAACCTTCTGTCCCATTTCACAGAACCTCCGTTCAAAAGATGCAGAATCACATACTTGAGCCGAATCAAAGATGCAAGCTCAAGAGGCTGCA
Proteins encoded in this window:
- the LOC131220173 gene encoding pathogenesis-related protein STH-21-like produces the protein MVKDSHNLMLRLMPEIISSIVILEAIKDFSYWMDCIDEIDDNNRLFKYSVIEGGLLGNKVKSTTFTLEFKDGVNGGSVCKFHGEFETVEGNLPKEDETKEMMGNMEGMFKAVEGHLLENPNAYV